CGAGGTCTACCTGGCTTTGCATCCGCGGCTGCCGCGCCGCGACGTGATCAAGGTTCTCGCCGAGGCCGTCACCGCGGACAGCGAGTTCCGCGAAAGGTTCAACCGCGAGGCCGATCTCGCGGCGACGCTGTGGCACCCGCACATCGTCGGGGTGCACGATCGCGGTGAATTCGACGGTCAGCTGTGGATCTCGATGGACTACGTCGAGGGCACCGATGCGTCCCGGCTGGTGAAAGAGCGCTATCAGGACGGGATGCCGATCCACGAGGTGTGCGCGATTCTTGAAGCCGTCGCGGGCGCACTCGATTATGCGCACGATCGCGGCTTGCTGCATCGCGACGTCAAGCCCGCCAACATTCTGCTCACCCATCCTGGGGATGACGATCAGCGAATCCTGTTGGCGGACTTCGGTGTAGCGCGGCACCTGGGGAATATCAGCGGGATCACCGAGACCAATGTCGCCGTCGGAACGGTTGCGTACGCGGCGCCCGAGCAGTTGACCGGTGCCAACATCGACGGCCGGGCGGACCAATATGCGTTGGCCGCCACGGCATTTCATCTGCTCACCGGTGCTCCGCCATTCCAGCATTCCAACCCGATCGCGGTGATCAGCCAGCACCTCCACGAGGATGCGCCCCGGCTCAGCGACTACCGCCCGGACTTGGCGCATCTCGACGACGTGTTCTTCAAGGCGCTCGGGAAGCAACCCGCGGATCGGTTCGAGCGGTGCCGCGCATTCGCCGCCGCCGTCGCTGCGCAGGCCGACGGTGCTGGGGAGACCGGTGGCGCCGCGATCGCTGCCGACGGGGGCCGCGGAGCGCGTGGCCTCGTCGCGGCGGCCTACCACCGGTTCTCCTCGAGAGCCCGGTGGTCGGCGGCGTTGGTGTGCGCAGTCCTGATCGCTGTGGCGGCGACCTGGTCGACGCTGTACTCGTTTCAGCCGGAAAGTCCGCAACCTAACCCGGCGTTGGCCTCGCGACCGTCCGTGCCGGCCGCGAGCGCCGCACCGAAGCCCGGGGGACCGGTCCTCAACGGCACCTACCAGTTGACGTACGACCGGTCCAAGAAGACCACCAACGGCGTCGCGATCCGTCACGACGGCGCCGACACGAGCTGGTGGGCGTTCCGTTCCGCCTGCACCACCAACGGATGCGCGGCCACCGGCACCATGCTGGACGACACCAACCACCAAGCGGCCAGCACCGCCGACGGCGGCGAAACCGACACGCTGCGTTTCGTCGGCGGATATTGGCAGGGCGCGCCGCAGCAAGAGCGGGTCGGCTGCCGCCAGCCGAATGGCCAAGTCAGGGCGACTCAGCAGGAGACC
The DNA window shown above is from Mycobacterium sp. Aquia_216 and carries:
- a CDS encoding serine/threonine-protein kinase, which gives rise to MDELKRPTRRLGSGRRLLTNPRLAREALRAGFHSATVAHLFRRVPPVNSAESPELPPAPVDEPRSEGSGSRLAMANGASFAGYTILRPLGSGGMAEVYLALHPRLPRRDVIKVLAEAVTADSEFRERFNREADLAATLWHPHIVGVHDRGEFDGQLWISMDYVEGTDASRLVKERYQDGMPIHEVCAILEAVAGALDYAHDRGLLHRDVKPANILLTHPGDDDQRILLADFGVARHLGNISGITETNVAVGTVAYAAPEQLTGANIDGRADQYALAATAFHLLTGAPPFQHSNPIAVISQHLHEDAPRLSDYRPDLAHLDDVFFKALGKQPADRFERCRAFAAAVAAQADGAGETGGAAIAADGGRGARGLVAAAYHRFSSRARWSAALVCAVLIAVAATWSTLYSFQPESPQPNPALASRPSVPAASAAPKPGGPVLNGTYQLTYDRSKKTTNGVAIRHDGADTSWWAFRSACTTNGCAATGTMLDDTNHQAASTADGGETDTLRFVGGYWQGAPQQERVGCRQPNGQVRATQQETVAWSLAPQPDGTLRGTETETALSNECGAQGAVVRVPVVATRVGDAPAGVTLADPSQVINTSTTPAHPVPAVLGGLCTDVDKLAYDPTSNQQVVCEGNTWDKAPIATGVHAAGSSCDLPDVPVFAMSTSNDGYLLQCDPVTRVWTRH